The genome window TCAATCCAGGTCGATGTCGCGGATGAACTTCTCGTCGGGCGTTTCCTTGGCCCGCTTGACCGCCTCCTGGAACTTCTTCTCCAGCAGGTTGGCCTTGTTCTTCTCGGCGTCCACCGCCTGGCGGAAGAGCGATTCCTTGCGGCTGTCCTGCTCGTGCATGGCCTTGGCGGCGGCATCCAGGTCGGCAAAGGTCTTCACCCGCGGCGGAGGCGTGTGGGAGATGACCGCCTGGTCGGCCGAGTCCACTTTCAGCACCGCATTGCAGCAGGGACAGGTGACCTCGAATTGTTTGCCCTTGGCCATGGCGGAATCATACCCCAGGCGGCAGGAGGCAGGAAGCAGGACCGGATCAGAGATAGACGATGTGGTGGTCGGCGCAGGTGGTCTGAGCGGCGTCATAAAGGCGCAACAGGAGCTGGGTTCCGTGCCGCGCCAGGTAGGACATCCCGGCCAGCTCCCGCTCCTGCAGGTTCTTGTGGGGGTAAAGCGCGGTGACCAGATCGTCGGCGTGGCGTGCCTGGTCCTGGCTGCGGCGCGATTGGGCGCGCGCGGCCCGTTCCCGCAGCCGGTCGAGTTGGTAACGCATCTTGGCTCCGGCGGTACCGGCCGCGTCGAGCAGCGTCTTGTCCAGCCGCTCCAGCACCTCGTTCAGCTTGTTGAGCGACGCATCGAGCGAACTCGCGGACTCGTCGAAGGTCGCATTCAGGTCGGCGGGAAGGCTGTGCTCCGCCAATAGCATCCGCAGATGTTCCTCGCCGTGGAACGCATCCGTGATCTTGATCTGGTAACGGTCGAGTAGGCGCTGGATGCGCGGCTCCACCAATGTGGCGGCGAAGCGCGGGAGGACGGAAGTGATGCGGCCCAGAAGCTCCTCGTACACCACTGCCGCCTGGGCAAAATACGCCACCTCCGCCGGGCCGCCGACATAGGCCAGCGTGGGCAGCAGGTAGTCCTGTACCACCGGGCGAAGCAGGACGTTGGCGCTGAAATCCTGGGGGGCGGCGGTGATGCGCGCTTGCAGTTCCGCCGGCGAGAGCTTCTGCCCGGCGATCTCGAACTGCCCATTGGCCCGGTGGACGGGCACCCGCGCCCCATTATGCTGGGCGAAGAGCAAAGTGGATTGAGGAGTGACGTGCACCTGGGTGTGATAGCCGGCGGACTCCAGTTGCTGGTTGCGTTGGAGGAGAGCTTCGTCGAGGTCGGCAGCGCCGGCGGCCGCCGCCCGGTACACGGATGCGGCGACCTGATGCAGCTCGGGGTCGGCGGCGTCCAGCAACACCACCCCGGAGTGCTTGAACAGCCGCGAGAAAAGTTTCCCAAAGGCGCTGCCGAAACTTTCTCCCGGGCGGTAGGCCTCGCGCAGGAACTCGGTGGTCTCAGACTCTCCCAGCGCCGCGGCGGCTTGGGCAGCGACCGAGCTGATGTCTTCGCCGAAGCGCAAGCTCCCCACTGAAGCGTTCTCCGGCCCGTGCGCCGCGGCGCTACATCGCTTCAAGGCGTTGTCGGCCGCCAGCAGCGTGATGTGGTCCACCTCTTCGACGTCGTGGTCCTCGGTGGCCAGCCAGAAGACGGGTACGCATTCCACTCCGCTCTGCGTCACTTCAGTCGCCAGCTTGATGGCGGTGATCGCCTTGTAGAGGGCGAACAGCGGGCCGCCGAACAGTGTGACCTGCTGGCCGGTGACGATCACGCAGGCCCCGGCGCGCAAGCGGCCGATGTTGTCGAGCGTCTCCCGCGAGGCGCCCCAGGCCCGGTTCTGACGCTCCAGGATGGCGGCCACCCGTTCCCGCCGCGCCGCGTCGTAGCGGATGCGGCCGGCCTCCTCCCGGATCCAGGAGCGGTCGAAGGGCGGCCGGGGATAGAAGGCGCGCGTCTTCTCAAAGTGATGGACGTAGTCCGCGAACAGCGCTGTGGTGTGCGGGATCGCGGAATAGCTCAAACACTCCGAGGGCATCGAATCTCCTGGGCAGCCATTGTATCGGCCCCGGATTTGGATGTCCGTTGGTCGCAGGAGATGCAATTTCAGAGGCTGCAGAGATAGATCTCACGGTGCTGGACGAATGGCCGGGTCGAGTCTATGGGCCGCCCGCGGCATCTATATAGCGAGTTGACTTCCACGCAGTTACGACCTACCGTGGAAGTAGTTCTTTGACTCGCTGCAAGGGCCCGAGAGGCCCTGTTGTAGCCGGTCCCAAGATTCTCTCCGGTTTCAGAGCCGGGGTCCCCGACGCGCCCGGTTTGGCGCGTTGGGGTGGAAATTGGGGGCGTCACGGCTTCGACGGAAGAGCTTGCGGTCGAGAGGCATGCCGGGGTGCATTCACCCGTGATCGAATGCAAAACAACAATTGCCAACACTGAACTGGCATACGCTGCTTAATTAGTTAAGTAGCCGTCCTCCGCGGTTTGGTCCGCGGACTGCGGAAGGGCGTCGCACAGCGGGCTGGCTTCGGGTCCTACGTCTGGGGACCTGGGGCGAGACTTACAGGCTAGCCGATCGCGTTTCTTGTCCGTCTCTGAGCGCGAGAGGCGAAGGTTTCCGGCAACGGAAGCGGGAACGGACTAAGCATGTAGTCTCTTTGCCAGTGACCCTTTCGGACGCGGGTTCAACTCCCGCCGCCTCCACCATCTTCATTATTTTTCCAGGTATCCCGGTTCTAGAGGTTCTTCCGCCTGCGGGCGTCAGGATTTCGCCTGCGGTTTCCCGCCTCGCCCGCGGCTCGGCTCACGCCCGCAAGCCGGCTCAAAATTCAACTCCCGCCGCCTCCACCACTTTAAGTGTTTTATTATCAATATCTTACATACAGTACTCGGCCGTCGAGTGCGCCCTTTCCAGGAAATCGTGGATCCAGGGCGCACTTCCCCGGCGCGCTTAGCTCAGGCAAGGTCGTAGCGATCAAGGTTCATCACCTTGTTCCACGCAGCCACGAAGTCCTTCACAAACGCCTTCTTCGCGTCGCCACATGCGTAGACTTCCGCAATCGCCCGCAGCTGGGAGTTCGAACCGAACACAAGGTCGACCCGCGTGCCGGTCCACTTGATCTTGCCCGTGGCACGATCGCGCCCCTCATACACGCCTTCGGATGTAGAGGAGGGCTCCCACTTCGTCTTCATGTCGAGCAAGTTGACAAAGAAATCATTCGTCAGCGTCTCGGGCCGGTTGGTGAAGACGCCGTGTTTGGAATGCCCGAAGTTCGCCTTGAGGACCCGCAGGCCACCGATGAGTACTGTCATCTCGGGGGCAGTCAGCGTCAGCAACTGCGCCCGGTCCACCAGCCGTTCCTCGGCCGTCATTTGGTGTCCGTTCCGGAGGTAGTTGCGGAACCCGTCCGCGGTCGGCTCCAAGACGGCGAATGAGTGCACGTCGGTCTGCTTCTGCGAAGCATCCGTGCGCCCCGGCGAGAAAGGAACCTTCACCTTGTGTCCGGCCCTTTTCGCAGCTTCCTCGACGGCTGCGCAGCCGCCCAGAACGATCAGGTCAGCAAGTGAGATCTTCTTCCCGCCCGACTTCGAGCTGTTGAAATCCTTTTGGATCGCCACCAGCGTCCGCAAAACCTTCGCCAGTTCGGCCGGCTGGTTCACTTCCCAGTCCTTTTGTGGCGCGAGGCGAATACGCGCCCCGTTCGCCCCACCGCGCTTGTCGGAGCCGCGGAACGACGACGCCGATGCCCAGGCAGTAGTGACCAGTTGGGAGATCGACAGTCCGGATTTGAGGAGCTTCGCCTTCAGGGCCGCAATGGCCTGCTCCCCGATCAATTTATGATCCACGGCGGGAACCGGGTCTTGCCACAGTTGGGGCTCCTTGGGAACGAGCGGGCCCAGATAGCGCGAGATCGGCCCCATGTCGCGGTGCGTCAGCTTGAACCACGCCCGCGCAAACGCGTCTGCGAACTGATCCGGACGCTCGTAGAAGCGCCGTGAGATCTTTTCGTAAGCAGGGTCGAGCCGCAAGGAGAGGTCAGTGGTCAGCATGGATGGCGCGTGACGTTTTGACGGATCGTGCGCATCCGGCACCGTGCCGGCGCCTGCGCCATTCTTCGGTCTCCACTGGTGCGCACCGGCCGGGCTCTTGGTCAGTTCCCATTCGTAGCGGAACAGGTTGGTGAAGAAGTTGTTGCTCCACTTCGTAGGCGTCGTGGTCCAAATGACTTCCAGGCCGCTGCCGATCGCGTCAGCGCCTTTCCCCGTTCCAAACTTCCCTTTCCAGCCGAGGCCCTGCTCCTCGATGGCGGCGGATTCCGGCTCGGGTCCGACCAGTGCCGCGTCGCCAGCGCCGTGGGTCTTGCCGAAGGTGTGACCGCCGGCAATGAGCGCCACCGTCTCCTCGTCATTCATCGCCATGCGGGCGAAAGTCTCTCGGATATCCCGTGCCGCAGCAATCGGATCCGGCTTCCCATTCGGCCCTTCCGGATTCACATAGATCAGGCCCATTTGCACGGCGGCGAGCGGATTCTGGAGATCACGGTCGCCGCTGTAGCGCTCGTCCGCCAGCCACTTGCCCTCAGGCCCCCAGAAAATGTCCTCTTCGGGCTCCCAGACGTCCTCGCGCCCGCCGCCGAAACCGAAGGTCTTGAACCCCATCGACTCCAATGCGACGTTACCGGCGAGAATCATGAGGTCGGCCCAGGAGATCTTCCGGCCGTATTTCTGCTTGATCGGCCACAGCAGCCGGCGCGCCTTGTCGAGGTTCACATTGTCCGGCCAGCTATTGAGCGGCGCGAAGCGCTGCTGACCGGCTCCGGCCCCGCCGCGGCCGTCGCCGATGCGGTACGTACCCGCGCTGTGCCACGCCATGCGAATGAAAAGCGGCCCATAGTGCCCGAAGTCGGCCGGCCACCAATCCTGCGAGTCCGTCATCAAGGCATGCAAGTCCTTGATCACCGCATCCAGGTCGAGGCTCTTGAATTCTTCTCTGTAGTTGAACCCCTTGTCCATAGGATCGGACAGGGGGGAGTGCTGGTGCAGGATTTTCAGGTTCAGCTGATTCGGCCACCAGTCCGCGTTGGTCGCGGCCGCATGTCTGCGAGCACCGCCCATGACCGGGCACTTGGATTCGGTTGCCATGTTTTGCTCCTGCTTGGCGAGTTCTTTTTCCATGAGTTCATCCTCCTTCGTACCAGCCCAAAAAGACCGCGATAAAATACAACCTCTTGGCTTTCCCGTTCGTGGCATCGCCGGCCGCTCCTGGCCGGCGCGCGCCCTTCATCGGGTATGCACGCGCCTGCGGCCCTTACCGGGAAGCGTGTTGCGGAGCACGCACTTCGTGCAGAGTCCACGGAAAATGAGTTCGCATTCACGAAGGATCCGCTTGCCGAGAGAGCGCGAGGCGGGCCTGGGCAGGTCGTGCCACTCGATGTCCTCCACCTTGCCACAGCGGTCGCAGATGAAGTGGTGATGCCGCATGCCTTTCGCATCGAACCGCGCGGCGCGGCCCTCGACAGCCACTTCACGCACCAATCCCGCCTGCACCAGGTCCCGCAGATTGTTATAAGTCGTGGCCCTTGAAGAGCGCGGATCCACGCGATTTACGGCTTCAAAGATCTCCGCAGCCGTGGGATGCCGGTTGTGTTCCGTCAACAATGCCATCACCGCGTAGCGCTGCGCAGTGCACCGCAACCCGCTGCCTCGCAAGGACCGTTTGATCGCCTCGGCGTCCATCGAGGATTTAGATTATATCTAATGAGATATTTTGTCGAGGCCAGGCTTTTGCTTGGCCTGGGGAATCGGCTACGGGGAATGTGACTTCTCGATGGCGGATGGCGCGCCCAGGGCCCGAGGACGAATCCTGCGACAGCGTGGTTCGGCGAGGAACCGATCTCGATGGGACGGAACGCGGAAATCTCGCGTATTCAAAAGAAAAAGGCAGGTGCCGTGATCGGTTTTCCCCTCGTCACACAGCACCTGCGGAGGCAACTTCGCAAACTGCTTCGGCTGGTTCAAGCGCTTGCCGCAATTCGCACGCCACGAAGCCAAGCGGTGTCGCCGGCTCACTGACCGCCGGAGCGAGTCGCGGCGTTGCTACGCGCCATCACGCTCTTCATGGAGGCGGCGGGCGCAGCGTACTGTTCTCCGATGTTTCTGCCGGCGATCCACACCTGCGAGAGCACGTAACCGGAATCGGTGTGGTTGAACACCAGCTTGCCTTGGGTTTGAAGGTTGGGCGACTGAACGATCGACGCGCTGGGCAGGAACCCTCCCCGCCCGTCGGCTCCGCGAATGATGAGCCGGTCGCCGTAGTCGTTGGCTCGCGTCAGGGTGTACACCCCGGGAGCCAAGGAAAGGTTGCCGGCCTGGAAGCTGAACGGCACTTCCGCGGTCACGGCGGACGATTGTGCGACTGCCGATACGGCCCCGGTCAGCAGCAGCAGGGCGATTGCAAGCATGTTCTTCATTTCGTCTTCTCCTTGCGTCAAGCCGGCGCGGGCGAGCGGCAACTGTTCCGCGCCGGCTCTTCACATCGGTTCTGTTCAGATTGAACCGTTTGGGTGATAGACGAGGCTGGCCGGTTAAAAATCTCTTAAATCATTCTCAAGAATCTCTGATCGCGCCGGAGGCTGGGCTTCGGGCGGATCGAAGCGGTATCCGATCCACGGCTCGGTCACGATGTAGAGCGGCTGCGATGGATCGGTCTCGATCTTGGTGCGCAGGTGGCGCACCAGCACGTGCAGGTAGTGTTTGTGCCGGACGTAATTCGATCCCCACAGCGCGCCCAGGAGCGCCCGATAGGTCAGGACTTCTCCCCGGTGGCGCATC of Terriglobales bacterium contains these proteins:
- the katG gene encoding catalase/peroxidase HPI, whose protein sequence is MEKELAKQEQNMATESKCPVMGGARRHAAATNADWWPNQLNLKILHQHSPLSDPMDKGFNYREEFKSLDLDAVIKDLHALMTDSQDWWPADFGHYGPLFIRMAWHSAGTYRIGDGRGGAGAGQQRFAPLNSWPDNVNLDKARRLLWPIKQKYGRKISWADLMILAGNVALESMGFKTFGFGGGREDVWEPEEDIFWGPEGKWLADERYSGDRDLQNPLAAVQMGLIYVNPEGPNGKPDPIAAARDIRETFARMAMNDEETVALIAGGHTFGKTHGAGDAALVGPEPESAAIEEQGLGWKGKFGTGKGADAIGSGLEVIWTTTPTKWSNNFFTNLFRYEWELTKSPAGAHQWRPKNGAGAGTVPDAHDPSKRHAPSMLTTDLSLRLDPAYEKISRRFYERPDQFADAFARAWFKLTHRDMGPISRYLGPLVPKEPQLWQDPVPAVDHKLIGEQAIAALKAKLLKSGLSISQLVTTAWASASSFRGSDKRGGANGARIRLAPQKDWEVNQPAELAKVLRTLVAIQKDFNSSKSGGKKISLADLIVLGGCAAVEEAAKRAGHKVKVPFSPGRTDASQKQTDVHSFAVLEPTADGFRNYLRNGHQMTAEERLVDRAQLLTLTAPEMTVLIGGLRVLKANFGHSKHGVFTNRPETLTNDFFVNLLDMKTKWEPSSTSEGVYEGRDRATGKIKWTGTRVDLVFGSNSQLRAIAEVYACGDAKKAFVKDFVAAWNKVMNLDRYDLA
- the bshC gene encoding bacillithiol biosynthesis cysteine-adding enzyme BshC, translated to MPSECLSYSAIPHTTALFADYVHHFEKTRAFYPRPPFDRSWIREEAGRIRYDAARRERVAAILERQNRAWGASRETLDNIGRLRAGACVIVTGQQVTLFGGPLFALYKAITAIKLATEVTQSGVECVPVFWLATEDHDVEEVDHITLLAADNALKRCSAAAHGPENASVGSLRFGEDISSVAAQAAAALGESETTEFLREAYRPGESFGSAFGKLFSRLFKHSGVVLLDAADPELHQVAASVYRAAAAGAADLDEALLQRNQQLESAGYHTQVHVTPQSTLLFAQHNGARVPVHRANGQFEIAGQKLSPAELQARITAAPQDFSANVLLRPVVQDYLLPTLAYVGGPAEVAYFAQAAVVYEELLGRITSVLPRFAATLVEPRIQRLLDRYQIKITDAFHGEEHLRMLLAEHSLPADLNATFDESASSLDASLNKLNEVLERLDKTLLDAAGTAGAKMRYQLDRLRERAARAQSRRSQDQARHADDLVTALYPHKNLQERELAGMSYLARHGTQLLLRLYDAAQTTCADHHIVYL
- a CDS encoding transcriptional repressor, producing the protein MDAEAIKRSLRGSGLRCTAQRYAVMALLTEHNRHPTAAEIFEAVNRVDPRSSRATTYNNLRDLVQAGLVREVAVEGRAARFDAKGMRHHHFICDRCGKVEDIEWHDLPRPASRSLGKRILRECELIFRGLCTKCVLRNTLPGKGRRRVHTR